One genomic window of Roseobacter ponti includes the following:
- the boxC gene encoding 2,3-epoxybenzoyl-CoA dihydrolase, translating to MADRIDFQTDPDKMRHWRVAYDGPVATLLMDVDEAGGLFDGYELKLNSYDLGVDIELADIVQRMRFEHPEVRVVVMRSAKEKVFCAGANIRMLGGAAHAHKVNFCKFTNETRNTFEAALEDSDQNYICAIRGACAGGGYELALACNHIMLTDDSTSSVALPEVPLLAVLPGTGGLTRVTDKRRVRRDLADVFCSVEEGVKGSRALKWRLVDELIPNATFDERVTARARELAQSASGRGASQGIRLTALERSFGADSVTYSTVALQIDRTGRRADITITGPSEAAPHDMDAFTEHGARAWMLRCARELDDAILHLRSNEDDIGLIAFRTEGDPQAVVAHEALLLDNADHWLANEVLTLWKRVLKRIDMTSRSLVALVEHGSCFAGPLAEILWAVDRSYMMLDEFEDDDRPLATITLTEASFGRYPMGNALTRLETRFLATPEQVEVLRQRTGDPLQAPEAEELGLVTYAYDDIDWEDEVRLFMEERASFSPDALTGMEANLRFAGPETMETRIFGRLTAWQNWIFQRPNAVGPEGALQRYGTGLRADYNKQRV from the coding sequence GACAGAATTGATTTCCAGACTGACCCGGACAAGATGCGCCACTGGCGCGTAGCGTATGACGGCCCTGTGGCCACTCTGCTGATGGATGTCGATGAGGCCGGCGGGCTCTTTGACGGCTATGAGCTGAAACTCAATTCCTATGACCTCGGCGTGGATATCGAGCTTGCAGATATCGTTCAGCGCATGCGTTTTGAGCATCCTGAGGTGCGCGTGGTCGTGATGCGGTCCGCAAAGGAAAAGGTATTCTGCGCGGGTGCCAACATCCGCATGCTGGGTGGTGCGGCTCACGCCCATAAGGTCAACTTCTGCAAGTTCACCAATGAGACGCGAAACACCTTCGAAGCGGCACTTGAAGACAGCGACCAGAACTACATCTGTGCGATCAGAGGCGCCTGCGCGGGGGGGGGATATGAGCTGGCGCTGGCCTGCAATCACATCATGCTGACCGATGACAGCACCTCCTCCGTGGCGCTGCCCGAGGTGCCGCTGCTGGCCGTTCTGCCTGGCACCGGCGGGCTGACAAGGGTCACAGACAAGCGCAGAGTGCGCCGCGATCTGGCGGATGTTTTCTGTTCGGTCGAGGAAGGAGTCAAAGGCAGCCGCGCTCTGAAATGGCGTCTGGTGGATGAACTCATCCCAAACGCAACATTTGACGAAAGGGTCACCGCCCGTGCGCGGGAACTGGCACAGAGCGCCTCCGGTCGTGGCGCCAGCCAAGGCATTCGCCTGACAGCGCTGGAGCGCAGCTTTGGCGCGGACAGCGTGACGTATTCCACAGTCGCTTTGCAGATCGACCGCACCGGGCGCCGGGCAGACATAACGATAACCGGGCCCTCCGAGGCCGCGCCGCACGACATGGACGCGTTTACGGAGCACGGCGCCCGGGCGTGGATGCTGCGGTGCGCGCGCGAACTGGACGACGCCATCCTGCACCTGCGCAGTAATGAGGACGATATCGGGCTCATTGCATTTCGCACCGAAGGCGACCCGCAGGCCGTGGTCGCTCACGAAGCGCTGCTGTTGGACAACGCGGACCACTGGCTGGCCAATGAGGTGCTGACCCTCTGGAAACGCGTGCTCAAACGCATCGATATGACCTCGCGCAGCCTCGTGGCACTGGTGGAACACGGCTCCTGTTTCGCCGGTCCCCTTGCGGAAATCCTCTGGGCTGTCGATCGCAGCTATATGATGCTGGACGAATTCGAGGACGACGACCGCCCGCTGGCGACGATCACCCTCACGGAGGCCAGTTTCGGGCGCTATCCGATGGGCAATGCGCTTACCCGTCTGGAGACGCGTTTTCTGGCCACTCCCGAGCAGGTGGAGGTGCTGCGCCAGCGGACGGGTGACCCGCTGCAGGCCCCTGAAGCAGAAGAACTTGGCCTTGTGACATACGCTTATGACGACATCGACTGGGAAGACGAGGTGCGCCTTTTCATGGAAGAGCGCGCGAGCTTCTCGCCCGATGCGCTGACCGGCATGGAGGCCAACCTGCGCTTTGCCGGGCCTGAAACCATGGAGACGCGCATTTTCGGACGTCTCACCGCCTGGCAGAACTGGATTTTTCAAAGACCGAATGCGGTCGGTCCCGAGGGTGCCCTGCAACGCTATGGCACCGGTCTCAGGGCTGATTACAACAAACAGCGGGTGTGA